The following coding sequences are from one Niveibacterium umoris window:
- a CDS encoding RNA polymerase sigma factor — MEIAERNARDQRWLDDIAAGGKAGERGVAGLFREYRRPLLAFLIRHGVQADLAEDALQDVFVRVVRHAASFRGDSAVSSWIYQIARNLAADITRAPRREEQLDDEGWQRVSDATVCDSDSSDQQALDDCVQGGFAAFGRAHPERAEALRRAALDGWSVRDVAAFLDRTEAATREYLSQCRKRLREFLLPCRELIAEDE, encoded by the coding sequence ATGGAAATCGCCGAACGCAACGCCCGCGACCAGCGCTGGCTTGACGACATCGCCGCCGGTGGCAAGGCGGGTGAACGCGGGGTGGCCGGGCTCTTCCGTGAGTACCGGCGACCGCTGCTGGCCTTCCTGATTCGCCACGGCGTGCAGGCGGATCTGGCGGAAGATGCGCTGCAAGATGTCTTCGTGCGGGTTGTCAGGCACGCGGCCAGCTTCCGCGGCGACTCGGCCGTGTCGAGCTGGATCTATCAGATCGCGCGGAACCTTGCGGCGGACATCACCCGCGCGCCACGCCGCGAGGAACAGCTCGACGACGAAGGCTGGCAGCGGGTGTCCGACGCCACTGTGTGCGACAGCGACAGCAGCGATCAGCAAGCGCTCGATGACTGCGTGCAGGGCGGCTTTGCGGCGTTCGGCAGGGCCCACCCCGAGCGCGCCGAGGCGCTGCGCCGCGCCGCGCTCGATGGCTGGAGCGTGCGCGATGTGGCAGCTTTCCTTGATCGCACCGAGGCAGCCACGCGCGAGTACCTGTCGCAATGCCGCAAGCGCCTGCGCGAATTCCTGCTGCCATGTCGCGAGTTGATCGCGGAGGATGAGTGA
- a CDS encoding OmpA family protein has translation MTRGVRSVSLLLCLASASASASDAADAAARKARDDARAVVSGAEAATGPEQSADDARRAAAMAAEQARARQAAAAAGHPDESPHALSLVLESAFPADANQLSADAMRRLDELAALVLAHTLLSPIRVEGHANEPGTDEYRLAIAAHRADLVRDYLVARGVPAGQIETIGSTERTGPLSAACDSGGKRQRASDCADPGSPVITSFKLLHAQ, from the coding sequence ATGACGCGCGGCGTTCGATCAGTCTCCTTGCTCCTGTGCCTGGCCTCCGCGAGTGCGTCGGCCAGCGATGCCGCTGATGCCGCCGCGCGCAAGGCTCGCGACGACGCGCGCGCGGTGGTGTCAGGTGCCGAGGCTGCCACGGGCCCGGAGCAGTCGGCTGACGATGCGCGTCGCGCTGCGGCGATGGCAGCCGAACAGGCGCGTGCGCGACAGGCCGCGGCAGCGGCCGGGCATCCGGACGAATCGCCGCATGCGTTGAGCCTTGTGCTCGAATCGGCGTTTCCGGCCGACGCGAACCAGTTGTCGGCGGATGCCATGCGGCGTCTCGATGAACTCGCTGCGTTGGTGCTGGCGCACACCTTGCTGTCGCCGATACGCGTAGAAGGCCACGCCAACGAGCCGGGCACCGATGAATATCGGCTTGCGATCGCGGCGCACCGGGCCGATCTCGTGCGCGATTACCTCGTGGCGCGCGGGGTGCCGGCGGGGCAGATCGAAACCATCGGTTCGACCGAGCGGACCGGGCCGCTGTCGGCTGCTTGCGATTCCGGTGGCAAACGGCAGCGGGCGAGCGACTGCGCGGACCCCGGTTCGCCCGTGATCACTTCGTTCAAACTTCTGCATGCACAGTGA
- a CDS encoding CHAT domain-containing tetratricopeptide repeat protein, translated as MAFADTECAKVEAAAAAGRGGMLALYDKGCYDAALQRANALIEAAGSGDARTRAVLLNDAAAISEKLGRYAEANEFYAQAVGLLRSGPDAALGGTLAGNRAVLLYRVGAYDEALKSYTEAIAILETASGADPSALSAAVGGLGLVEQTLGRYQDAAIHLKRALELDEKLRGKVHADVATDLSNLGDLYRALGDFDHALPTYRRAYEIRRKVLPPDHADTTNSLSKLAYAHENLGQNEVALKLYEEALAMRQRVLPAGHPFIASAQSSIGDILRRGGQFDAARPWYDQALAIRRAALPPGHADIADTLHNLGWLLQLKGDFAAAEAHFREALAIREQALGAGHARTADTMARLASVVAARGDSTQALALSLRAFAIARAAGVPQVEFESGVLLATRYHAAGRPEQAVFVGKQAINAMQRIRGQSRTLDPALQRSLMQENGGAYRELASWLVDLGRLAEAEQVLTMLKEVELADLVQRSDVQRTQAEFVGAEKSAAQQGDALVATGVAEASELAALQRRQRAGEKLDEAAQQRLQALKQRQLQWQIDFEKWVSALKFVSDATELRAEVLHRGSDLQTLVRPDPGAVGVSYVVGEQRLAIVVSTGRGSFGREVAIGRVELNRRVAALRQAIEARADVLPAAQALHQVLVAPIAADLAAAKATTLVLALTESLRYLPFAALHDGKQFLVERYALVHWLQAGGTPSGGPAGEWQVAGLGAARGASGFKPLPAVPGELGRIVRDARHPDGTLPGEVLLDGEFDRGGLEDALSGRFNVVHIASHFDFRPGDAERSVLLLGDGNTLSLRELAALDYLNVQLLTLSACNTASGGGTNENGAEVEGLAAAVRRQGARSVLASLWPVADASTAALMQRFYSARAEGRGNALRTAQLAILQGAAVAADESERGAKLAGGGTMKAVGIDPARPWAHPYFWAPFVLSGDWR; from the coding sequence GTGGCATTCGCCGACACGGAGTGCGCCAAGGTGGAGGCCGCAGCGGCAGCGGGCCGCGGGGGCATGCTCGCGCTCTACGACAAGGGTTGCTACGACGCCGCGCTGCAGCGCGCGAACGCGCTGATCGAGGCTGCCGGTAGCGGCGACGCCCGCACGCGCGCGGTGCTGCTCAACGACGCCGCCGCGATCAGCGAAAAGCTCGGCCGCTATGCCGAGGCGAACGAGTTCTATGCGCAGGCTGTTGGCCTGTTGCGCAGCGGCCCGGATGCGGCATTGGGCGGCACGCTTGCCGGCAATCGCGCGGTGCTGCTGTACCGTGTCGGCGCGTACGACGAAGCGCTGAAGAGCTACACCGAAGCGATCGCGATCCTCGAAACGGCGTCGGGTGCCGATCCGTCTGCCTTGAGTGCGGCGGTGGGCGGGCTCGGTCTGGTCGAGCAGACGCTCGGTCGCTACCAGGACGCGGCGATCCATCTCAAGCGCGCGCTCGAACTGGACGAGAAGCTGCGCGGCAAGGTGCATGCCGATGTGGCGACCGATCTCTCGAACCTTGGCGACCTGTATCGCGCGCTGGGCGATTTCGACCATGCGCTGCCGACCTATCGGCGCGCCTACGAGATCCGCCGCAAGGTATTGCCACCCGATCATGCCGACACGACCAACAGCCTCAGCAAGCTGGCCTATGCACACGAAAACCTCGGGCAGAACGAGGTGGCGCTCAAGCTCTACGAGGAGGCGCTTGCGATGCGCCAGCGCGTGCTGCCCGCCGGCCACCCCTTCATTGCCAGCGCACAGAGCAGCATCGGCGACATCTTGCGGCGCGGCGGGCAATTCGACGCGGCCCGACCGTGGTACGACCAGGCGCTGGCGATCCGCCGCGCGGCACTGCCGCCGGGGCATGCCGACATCGCCGATACCCTGCACAACCTGGGCTGGCTGCTGCAGTTGAAAGGGGACTTCGCAGCCGCCGAGGCGCACTTCCGCGAGGCGCTCGCGATCCGCGAACAGGCGCTGGGTGCTGGCCACGCGCGCACGGCCGACACGATGGCGCGACTGGCAAGCGTCGTTGCCGCGCGTGGCGACTCGACGCAGGCCCTGGCGCTGTCGCTGCGTGCATTCGCGATCGCGCGCGCAGCCGGCGTGCCGCAGGTTGAATTCGAGTCCGGCGTGTTGCTCGCGACGCGCTATCACGCGGCAGGTCGCCCCGAGCAAGCGGTTTTCGTTGGCAAACAGGCGATCAATGCGATGCAGCGCATCCGCGGGCAATCGCGCACGCTCGATCCGGCACTGCAGCGCAGTCTGATGCAGGAAAACGGCGGGGCCTATCGCGAACTGGCGAGCTGGCTGGTCGACCTTGGGCGGCTCGCGGAAGCCGAACAGGTGCTGACCATGCTCAAGGAGGTCGAGCTTGCCGATCTCGTGCAACGTTCCGATGTCCAGCGCACACAGGCGGAATTCGTTGGCGCGGAAAAGTCCGCGGCGCAGCAGGGCGATGCGCTGGTGGCCACTGGCGTGGCCGAGGCGAGCGAACTGGCGGCGCTGCAACGACGCCAGCGGGCCGGCGAGAAGCTCGACGAGGCGGCGCAACAGCGGCTGCAGGCGCTCAAACAGCGCCAGCTGCAATGGCAGATCGATTTCGAGAAATGGGTGTCCGCGCTGAAGTTCGTCAGCGATGCTACGGAACTGCGTGCCGAGGTGCTGCACCGGGGCAGCGATCTGCAGACGCTGGTGCGGCCGGATCCCGGTGCGGTGGGCGTGTCCTACGTGGTGGGCGAACAGCGACTGGCGATAGTTGTGTCGACCGGGCGCGGCAGCTTCGGGCGTGAGGTGGCGATCGGGCGTGTCGAACTCAATCGCCGGGTCGCGGCACTGCGGCAGGCGATCGAAGCGCGCGCCGACGTCTTGCCGGCAGCGCAGGCCTTGCATCAGGTGCTGGTCGCGCCGATCGCAGCGGACCTTGCAGCGGCCAAGGCCACCACGCTGGTGCTGGCGCTGACCGAATCGCTACGCTATCTGCCGTTCGCTGCCCTGCACGACGGCAAGCAGTTTCTGGTCGAACGCTACGCGCTGGTGCATTGGCTGCAGGCGGGCGGAACGCCGTCCGGTGGGCCTGCGGGCGAGTGGCAGGTCGCCGGGCTCGGCGCCGCGCGCGGGGCGTCCGGCTTCAAGCCTTTGCCGGCGGTGCCGGGTGAATTGGGGCGCATCGTGCGCGACGCCAGGCATCCGGACGGCACCCTTCCAGGCGAGGTGCTGCTCGATGGCGAATTCGATCGTGGCGGGCTGGAGGATGCCTTATCCGGCCGCTTCAACGTGGTGCACATCGCCAGCCATTTCGATTTCCGACCGGGCGACGCGGAACGTTCGGTGCTGCTGCTCGGCGATGGCAACACCCTGAGCCTGCGGGAACTGGCCGCACTCGACTATCTCAACGTGCAGTTGCTGACGCTGTCCGCCTGCAACACCGCCAGCGGCGGCGGCACAAACGAGAACGGCGCGGAAGTGGAAGGGCTCGCCGCCGCAGTGCGGCGCCAGGGCGCCCGCAGCGTGCTGGCGAGCCTGTGGCCTGTTGCCGATGCCAGTACTGCGGCGCTGATGCAGCGTTTCTATTCGGCGCGCGCGGAGGGCCGCGGGAACGCGCTGCGCACGGCACAACTGGCGATCTTGCAAGGCGCCGCTGTCGCCGCAGACGAGAGCGAGCGCGGCGCCAAGCTGGCGGGCGGTGGCACCATGAAGGCAGTCGGGATCGATCCGGCACGCCCCTGGGCGCATCCCTACTTCTGGGCGCCCTTCGTACTGAGCGGAGACTGGAGATGA
- a CDS encoding PEP-CTERM sorting domain-containing protein: MHHHLRLLVCATLVSLAAPIASADPTHLYQLDGSLADAFGGPSLVAHGGVLGATSYSFEANQGLSLDGALPAGNYTLDLSFSFGATSSWRKVLDFKGLTSDAGLYNFNSALQICDCSTQINGPANDFIADKTLRVTLTRDATTQVVNGYVNGALRATYTDSSNIFVFSTPNRTVNFFIDDFATGQGEASRGKVDYIAVYDHALTGAEVAAVPEPGTTAMMLAGLGVLALARRRTQRT; this comes from the coding sequence ATGCATCATCACTTGCGCTTGCTGGTCTGCGCGACCTTGGTTTCCCTTGCCGCGCCAATCGCCTCTGCCGACCCGACCCACTTGTATCAGCTCGACGGCAGCCTGGCCGATGCCTTCGGCGGCCCGAGTCTGGTAGCCCACGGCGGCGTACTCGGCGCCACCAGCTACAGCTTTGAAGCCAATCAAGGCCTGAGCCTGGACGGCGCACTGCCGGCCGGCAACTACACGCTGGATCTGTCGTTCAGCTTCGGCGCCACCAGCAGCTGGCGCAAAGTGCTCGACTTCAAGGGGCTCACAAGTGACGCAGGGCTCTACAACTTCAACTCCGCGCTGCAGATCTGCGATTGCAGCACCCAGATCAATGGCCCGGCCAATGATTTCATCGCCGACAAGACCTTGCGCGTGACGCTGACGCGCGACGCGACGACCCAGGTCGTCAACGGCTACGTCAATGGCGCGCTGCGTGCGACCTACACGGACAGCAGCAACATCTTCGTGTTCAGCACGCCAAACCGGACAGTCAATTTCTTCATCGACGATTTCGCGACCGGTCAGGGCGAAGCCTCACGCGGCAAGGTCGATTACATCGCGGTGTATGACCACGCTCTGACCGGCGCCGAAGTCGCCGCAGTGCCAGAACCCGGAACGACGGCAATGATGCTGGCAGGTCTTGGCGTGCTGGCACTGGCCCGGCGACGCACACAGCGCACCTGA
- the ccmI gene encoding c-type cytochrome biogenesis protein CcmI — translation MTTFIIATAALTVLVLGLLTRPFIFRRGQAAAVDMGRLNASILRDEIAALEREHASGALTAEEFAAARDDVHRRLIDDAGTATPAAARTTRPRWTVIPVVLLLPLVAGAIYAKLGTPAAVTGIAPQAAAGQPDVNKMVANLAAKLEAEPNNPKGWAMLGRSYKVMGRFNDAAAAFERIGPALEESADWLAEYADTLAMTTGGKLAGKPEAFALKALKLDPEHLLALMLAGSAAAERGDNKTAITYLQHALSKVPDESEDAGFLKNALAELRSRSGEAPLVEAPAAAPSATAKAEATTAPAAATQRSIALAIGIAPALKADAAGKTLFVIARAPGERMPLAVIKRGTEGLPATITLDDSASLNANRPLSSVPAIEIEARVSASGTPQSAPGDLFGIVQVRDANQSALAVQIDQRRQ, via the coding sequence ATGACCACTTTCATCATTGCCACCGCCGCGCTGACCGTTCTGGTGCTCGGCCTCCTCACCCGCCCGTTCATCTTCCGGCGTGGCCAAGCCGCCGCGGTCGACATGGGCCGGCTCAATGCCAGCATCCTGCGTGACGAGATCGCCGCGCTCGAACGCGAACATGCAAGTGGTGCGCTGACCGCGGAAGAATTCGCCGCCGCGCGTGACGACGTGCATCGCCGCCTGATCGACGATGCCGGCACCGCCACGCCAGCCGCCGCCCGTACCACTCGGCCGCGCTGGACCGTGATCCCGGTAGTATTGCTGCTGCCGCTGGTCGCCGGTGCGATCTACGCCAAACTGGGCACCCCCGCGGCCGTCACCGGCATCGCACCGCAAGCCGCGGCCGGACAGCCGGACGTGAACAAGATGGTCGCCAACCTGGCCGCCAAGCTGGAGGCCGAACCGAATAATCCCAAGGGCTGGGCGATGCTCGGTCGGTCCTACAAGGTGATGGGGCGTTTCAACGACGCCGCCGCCGCCTTCGAACGCATCGGCCCCGCGCTGGAAGAGAGCGCCGACTGGCTCGCCGAATACGCCGACACGCTTGCGATGACCACCGGCGGCAAGCTCGCCGGCAAGCCGGAGGCTTTCGCCCTCAAGGCGCTCAAGCTCGATCCGGAACATTTGCTGGCGCTGATGCTCGCCGGGTCCGCCGCGGCCGAGCGCGGCGACAACAAGACCGCGATCACCTACCTGCAGCACGCCTTGAGCAAGGTGCCGGACGAATCCGAAGATGCCGGCTTCCTCAAGAACGCGCTGGCGGAACTGCGCAGCCGCAGCGGCGAAGCACCGCTGGTTGAAGCACCGGCCGCGGCGCCGAGCGCCACCGCCAAGGCCGAAGCGACCACCGCACCGGCCGCCGCCACGCAACGCTCGATTGCCCTCGCCATTGGCATCGCACCTGCGCTCAAGGCCGACGCCGCTGGCAAGACACTGTTCGTGATCGCCCGCGCGCCGGGCGAGCGCATGCCACTGGCCGTGATCAAGCGTGGCACCGAAGGTCTGCCGGCCACGATCACCCTCGACGACAGCGCCTCGCTCAACGCCAACCGCCCGCTTTCCAGCGTGCCGGCGATCGAGATCGAGGCTCGCGTATCGGCGTCCGGCACGCCGCAGTCGGCCCCAGGCGACCTCTTCGGCATCGTGCAGGTCCGCGATGCCAACCAGAGCGCGCTCGCGGTGCAGATCGACCAGCGCCGCCAGTAG
- a CDS encoding cytochrome c-type biogenesis protein codes for MKRLALLFAALCLSGAVLAKDARPLAEDEAVEQRMIAISEELRCLVCQNESLAGSHAELAEDLRREIRTMIKAGKTDAEIMDFLVQRYGDFVRYRPPLKATTLLLWGGPFVLLLGGIAGLLIYLRQRNAAVEQPLDEAERRKAEALIADAEKRNVTE; via the coding sequence ATGAAACGACTCGCCCTGCTCTTCGCAGCGCTGTGCCTGAGCGGCGCGGTGCTGGCCAAGGACGCCCGCCCGCTGGCCGAAGACGAAGCCGTTGAACAACGCATGATCGCGATCAGCGAAGAACTGCGCTGCCTCGTCTGCCAGAACGAATCGCTGGCCGGCTCGCATGCCGAACTCGCCGAGGACCTGCGCCGCGAGATCCGCACGATGATCAAGGCAGGCAAGACCGACGCCGAGATCATGGACTTCCTCGTGCAGCGTTACGGCGATTTCGTGCGCTACCGCCCGCCGCTCAAGGCCACCACCCTGCTGCTGTGGGGAGGCCCCTTCGTGCTGCTGCTGGGCGGCATCGCCGGCCTGCTGATCTACCTGCGCCAGCGTAACGCTGCCGTCGAACAACCGCTGGACGAGGCCGAACGCCGCAAGGCTGAAGCCCTGATCGCGGACGCCGAGAAACGGAACGTCACCGAATGA
- a CDS encoding DsbE family thiol:disulfide interchange protein — translation MKRIVWIPIVLFVVLLGFLAVGLNKDPHSIPSPLIDKPAPAFRVPQLGDASKTFSPEDMRGKVWMLNVWASWCVSCRDEHPVLVAFSRTNTVPLVGLDYKDQPADAKRWLGQFGNPYSLVAVDADGRVGIDYGVYGVPETYVIDRNGVIRFKQIGPVTQEVLDQTILPLIKKLST, via the coding sequence ATGAAGCGCATCGTCTGGATTCCCATCGTCCTGTTCGTCGTGCTGCTCGGCTTTCTCGCCGTCGGCCTGAACAAGGACCCGCACAGCATCCCCTCGCCACTGATTGACAAGCCGGCGCCGGCCTTCCGCGTGCCGCAGCTCGGCGACGCCAGCAAGACCTTCAGCCCCGAAGACATGCGCGGCAAGGTCTGGATGCTGAACGTGTGGGCGTCGTGGTGCGTGTCGTGCCGTGACGAGCATCCGGTCCTGGTCGCGTTCTCGCGCACCAACACCGTTCCGCTGGTCGGGCTCGACTACAAGGATCAGCCCGCCGACGCCAAGCGCTGGCTCGGCCAGTTCGGCAATCCGTATTCGCTGGTCGCGGTCGATGCGGATGGCCGCGTCGGCATCGACTACGGCGTGTACGGCGTGCCGGAAACCTATGTGATCGACCGCAACGGCGTGATCCGCTTCAAGCAGATCGGCCCGGTGACCCAGGAAGTGCTCGACCAGACCATCCTTCCGCTGATCAAGAAACTCTCGACATGA
- a CDS encoding heme lyase CcmF/NrfE family subunit, which produces MNPEFGHFALILALPVALLQGILPLLGAHRGDRTWIALARPAAQALFLLLATSFVCLAIAFVGDDFSVRYVAEHSNSQLPSIYKFAAVWGGHEGSFLLWLLMLSGWTLAVSLFSRSLPDEMVARVIGVLGLVAAGFLLFVLVTSNPFDRLIPAAPDGADLNPLLQDPGLVVHPPMLYMGYVGFSVAFAFALAALLAGRLDAAWARWSRPWTLAAWISLTLGIALGSYWAYYELGWGGWWFWDPVENASFMPWLVGTALIHSLAVTEKRGSFRNWTVLLAIGAFSLSLLGTFLVRSGVLTSVHAFATDPRRGIMILILLALVIGSSLALFAWRAPKSGLGGRFALLSRETLLLCNNVLLVVAAACVLLGTLYPLAIDALGLGKLSVGPPYFNSVFVPVVIPIFLLAAIGPLLRWKQSSKADLLPRLRLPAVVGLVAAVALPLIAGKWTFGAALGSFCALWLATSMVAQLRERLRSGMPPAGYWGMQIAHFGLAISILGVAFVKHYEAERDVRMEPGETTVVGGYSFTLKSVTERMGPNYRAAVGEVELSRDGKLLDTLHPEKRQYNSSAMPMTETSIDSGLFRDLYVSLGEPLDGKAWAVRVYYKPMVIWIWSGALLMAFGGILAASDRRYRMRAKSAATGLEGVRA; this is translated from the coding sequence ATGAACCCGGAATTCGGACACTTTGCGCTGATCCTCGCGCTCCCCGTCGCCCTGCTGCAGGGCATCCTTCCACTGCTTGGCGCGCACCGCGGCGACCGCACCTGGATCGCGCTCGCTCGCCCCGCGGCACAGGCGCTCTTCCTGCTGCTGGCGACGAGCTTCGTGTGCCTCGCAATTGCCTTTGTCGGCGACGATTTCTCGGTGCGCTATGTCGCCGAGCACTCGAACTCGCAACTGCCCTCGATCTACAAGTTCGCCGCGGTGTGGGGCGGCCACGAGGGTTCCTTCCTGCTGTGGCTGCTGATGCTGTCGGGCTGGACGCTGGCGGTGTCGCTGTTCTCGCGCAGCCTGCCGGATGAAATGGTCGCCCGCGTGATCGGCGTGCTCGGTCTGGTCGCCGCCGGCTTCCTGCTCTTCGTGCTGGTCACCTCGAACCCCTTCGACCGCCTGATCCCGGCTGCGCCGGACGGCGCCGACCTCAACCCGCTGCTGCAGGATCCGGGCCTGGTGGTGCACCCGCCGATGCTCTACATGGGCTACGTCGGCTTCTCGGTGGCCTTCGCCTTCGCGCTCGCCGCGCTGCTCGCCGGCCGGCTCGATGCCGCCTGGGCGCGCTGGTCACGGCCGTGGACGCTGGCCGCGTGGATCTCGCTGACCTTGGGCATCGCGCTCGGTTCCTACTGGGCGTATTACGAATTGGGCTGGGGCGGCTGGTGGTTCTGGGACCCGGTCGAGAACGCATCGTTCATGCCCTGGCTGGTCGGCACCGCGCTGATCCATTCGCTGGCGGTCACCGAGAAGCGCGGCAGCTTCCGCAACTGGACAGTACTGCTCGCGATCGGCGCCTTCTCGCTGTCGCTGCTGGGCACCTTCTTGGTCCGCTCGGGCGTGCTGACCTCGGTGCACGCCTTCGCCACCGACCCGCGCCGCGGCATCATGATCCTGATCCTGCTCGCGCTGGTGATCGGCAGCTCGCTCGCGCTGTTCGCCTGGCGCGCGCCGAAGAGCGGACTCGGCGGCCGCTTCGCACTGTTGTCGCGCGAAACGCTGCTGCTCTGCAACAACGTGCTGCTGGTGGTCGCCGCGGCCTGCGTGCTGCTTGGCACCCTGTACCCGCTGGCGATCGACGCGCTGGGCCTGGGCAAGCTGTCGGTCGGCCCGCCCTACTTCAACTCGGTCTTCGTGCCGGTGGTGATCCCGATCTTCCTGCTCGCCGCAATTGGCCCGCTGCTGCGGTGGAAGCAGTCGTCCAAGGCCGACCTGCTGCCGCGCCTGCGCCTGCCCGCCGTGGTAGGCCTCGTGGCGGCGGTCGCGCTGCCGCTGATCGCCGGCAAGTGGACCTTCGGCGCCGCACTCGGCAGCTTCTGCGCGCTATGGCTCGCCACATCGATGGTCGCGCAGTTGCGCGAGCGCCTGCGCAGCGGCATGCCGCCGGCCGGTTACTGGGGCATGCAGATCGCCCACTTCGGGCTCGCCATCAGCATCCTCGGCGTCGCCTTCGTGAAGCATTACGAAGCCGAGCGCGACGTACGCATGGAGCCGGGCGAGACCACCGTGGTCGGCGGCTACAGCTTCACGCTCAAGAGCGTCACCGAGCGCATGGGCCCGAACTACCGCGCGGCGGTCGGGGAAGTGGAACTATCGCGCGACGGCAAGCTGCTCGACACCCTGCACCCGGAAAAGCGCCAGTACAACAGCTCGGCGATGCCGATGACCGAGACCTCGATCGACTCCGGCCTGTTCCGCGACCTTTATGTGTCGCTGGGCGAGCCACTCGATGGCAAGGCCTGGGCCGTGCGTGTGTATTACAAACCGATGGTCATCTGGATCTGGAGCGGCGCCCTGCTGATGGCGTTCGGCGGCATCCTTGCGGCAAGTGACCGCCGTTACCGCATGCGCGCGAAAAGCGCCGCCACCGGCCTGGAAGGAGTCCGCGCATGA
- the ccmE gene encoding cytochrome c maturation protein CcmE, with translation MKARHKRLAIILGALASLAIAAGLILNALNSNIALFVTPSDVVAGKAPSGAAFRIGGLVKPGSLQRDGLTANFVVTDTAKEIPVAYTGILPDLFKEGKGVVAQGKLDPTGKFTATEVLAKHDENYMPPEAKHAVEQAHKAGTTLKQ, from the coding sequence ATGAAGGCTCGTCACAAACGTCTTGCGATCATCCTCGGCGCGCTGGCATCGCTCGCCATCGCCGCGGGGCTGATCCTCAACGCGCTCAACAGCAACATCGCGCTCTTCGTGACGCCGAGCGACGTCGTCGCCGGCAAGGCGCCGAGCGGCGCAGCCTTCCGCATCGGCGGGCTGGTCAAGCCGGGCAGCCTGCAGCGCGACGGCCTTACCGCAAACTTCGTCGTCACCGATACCGCCAAGGAAATCCCGGTCGCCTACACCGGCATCCTGCCCGACCTCTTCAAGGAGGGTAAGGGCGTGGTCGCGCAGGGCAAGCTCGATCCGACCGGCAAGTTCACCGCCACCGAAGTGCTCGCCAAGCACGACGAAAACTACATGCCACCGGAAGCCAAGCACGCGGTGGAACAGGCCCACAAGGCAGGGACGACGCTCAAACAATGA
- the ccmD gene encoding heme exporter protein CcmD: MNWNSPAEFFAMGGYALYVWGSFAACVLAVIVEVVLVRNRRSEILSSLRREHRADEIEAEGKAT; this comes from the coding sequence ATGAACTGGAACTCACCCGCTGAATTCTTCGCGATGGGCGGCTACGCCCTTTACGTGTGGGGCAGCTTTGCCGCCTGCGTGCTGGCGGTGATCGTCGAAGTGGTGCTGGTGCGCAATCGGCGCAGCGAAATCCTGTCAAGTCTGCGCCGCGAACACCGGGCAGACGAAATCGAAGCAGAAGGAAAGGCAACATGA
- the ccmC gene encoding heme ABC transporter permease CcmC, translating to MSNRLINWFHYSSPATFYPLAGKMVPWFTALAVIFCVAGLWIGFFVAPTDFQQGEGYRIIFLHVPTSWMSMFIYLVMAFWSAVGLTLNTRLSGVMATALAPTGAIMAALSLWTGALWGKPMWGTWWIWDARLTSELILFFLYLGYIALRSAIDDPRRGDKACAVLALVGVVNIPIIYFSVQWWNTLHQGSSVSMTRSPSMAHTMLWGMLLMALAAWMYTIAVALVRARAIILERERHADWVVRLPELNA from the coding sequence ATGAGCAACCGCCTCATCAACTGGTTCCATTACTCGAGCCCCGCCACCTTCTACCCGCTCGCCGGCAAGATGGTGCCGTGGTTTACCGCACTGGCGGTGATCTTCTGCGTCGCCGGCCTGTGGATCGGCTTCTTCGTCGCACCCACCGACTTCCAGCAGGGCGAGGGTTACCGCATCATCTTCCTGCATGTGCCGACCTCGTGGATGTCGATGTTCATCTACCTGGTCATGGCCTTCTGGTCGGCGGTCGGGCTGACGCTGAACACGCGGCTGTCGGGCGTGATGGCCACGGCGCTGGCGCCCACCGGCGCGATCATGGCCGCGCTGTCGCTGTGGACCGGCGCGCTGTGGGGCAAGCCGATGTGGGGCACCTGGTGGATCTGGGACGCGCGGCTGACCTCCGAACTGATCCTGTTCTTCCTCTACCTGGGCTACATCGCGCTGCGCTCGGCGATCGACGACCCGCGCCGCGGCGACAAGGCCTGCGCGGTGCTGGCGCTGGTCGGCGTGGTGAACATCCCGATCATCTATTTCTCGGTGCAGTGGTGGAACACGCTGCACCAGGGGTCGTCGGTGTCGATGACCCGCTCGCCTTCGATGGCGCACACGATGCTGTGGGGCATGCTGCTGATGGCGCTGGCAGCGTGGATGTACACCATCGCCGTCGCACTGGTGCGCGCGCGCGCCATCATCCTCGAGCGGGAACGTCACGCCGATTGGGTTGTCCGACTGCCGGAGCTGAACGCATGA